Part of the Natronobacterium gregoryi SP2 genome, CCGCGGGTTCCAGGTGCTTTTCACTGGCTATCCTGCAGTGCAGCAGGAACTTGACTTCGGGGACCTCGATCTCCGGCGGTTCTCGCCGGGAGCGACGATCGCCCGGCCGAACCACCGCTCGACACTTTCCGATCCGCTCCGGGACCCGGGGGCATTGGTGGCGACGGTGCTCAATCCGAACGTCTCGTTCTCCGACGAGCTTCGCGTTGCACGCCTCTGGTGGGAGCTTCGACGACTCGATCTCGAGGAAGTGTTTCGCGGCCCCGACGAGTCGATCGAATCGTATCTGCGAGGCCGGGGGTTCTCGGACGACTTCCTCGAGAGCTTCGTCGTGCCCTTCTACGGTGGGATCACGCTCGACCGGTCGCTGTCGACCTCGAAGCGGATCTTCGAGTACACGTTCCGGACGCTTGCGGCGGGATCGACTGCCGTCCCGGCCGAGGGAATGGGCGCGATTCCGACACAGCTTGCAGACCGAGTTCACGAGGAGGGAGCAACGGTGCAAACGGGCGTCGAGGTCCAGTCGGTCTCGGGTGCGAGTGCGGGCGTGACGGTGGTGGCCGACGACGCCGACTACGAGGCCGACGCGGTCGTCGTCGCGACCGACCCGCCGTCTGCCCGCGACCTCACTGGTGTGGACGCGATCCCGACCGACGGCCGGGGCTGTGTGACCCAGTACTACGCGCTTCCCGCGCGGGCCGAGTTCGAGACCGGAAAGCGACTCCTGTTGAACGCTACTGACGACGGGCCGAACCAGATCGTCCCCCACAGCGAGGTCGCGCCCGAGTACGCACCTGGCGACCGGATTCTGCTCAGTGGGACCTACCTCGGCGACCCAGACGCCGACGACGAGGAACTCGCCGAACGAAGTCGGTCAACGCTCGAGTCGTGGTATCCGGAACGGTCGTTCGACGGGTTCGAGTGCGTTCACACCGACCGCATCCCGTTCGCCCAGTTCGTCCAGCCGCCGGGCGTCCACGAAGGTCTGCCCGATGCTCGCGACCCGAACGGAGCGATCTATCTGGCCGGCGACTACACACACTGGTCGTCGATCCAGGGTGCGATAGAGAGCGGACGGGACGTGGCAACGGCCGTGCTCGAGGATCTCTCCTCGTAAGTCGAGGCTATAAACTCTGGCCACCATTATGTCCCGCAAGCGAACGTCGGGAGGTGTCCCGTTTCAGCCCCTCCACCCGAACCAGGTGTCGACTCCGTATCCTCGAGGGCGCTCTCGCCGTATCGTTCCTGTTCCTGTTGCTGTGGGCAGCGGCGTTCTCACCGGTGCTCGGTCCCTGCTGGCTCCACTCGAGTCGCTCGCTGTCTCGTCGCCGAGAACCGCGTACGCATCGTCGGGGATTGTGTACTCCGTAGTCACTACCGGTCTCGTCGCGTGCCGTCGAATGGTCGTTCCGAACCTGTCAACAACCCACCCTAAATATCATCCATATAACAATTATTGGCGTCGGTTGCAACGACCCGGATATGGGAGAAGTTCCCCGACACCACGACAATATCGACTCCCGAACTGATCGATTCGGGCGGACTCGAGCGCTGATCGTCGTCGCAATAGTGAGTATCGCAGCAGTAGTGACGAACAGCACCGTGACGCTACTCGCCGTGCAGTTGCAGTCGGTCGGCGGCGACGTTCTGACGGTCGGCGTCAACCTACTTGCGATTCAGGCTTCCTTTCTCGCCGTCGGCGTCGGATACGTGTGGTATCGACCGACTGTCCCCGTCTCCGTTCGGTTGCCTACCCAGGGCGAGTTGCGTCTCGCCACCGCTGCCCTCGCTGCCGGACTGGGCACCGTGACGCTGTCGTTTGCAAGCACGGACGTGCTGCTACTCGCCATCGAGATATCACCCGGCTTCACGGGGTATGCGGGCTACAGCATCTCGTCGGTGGCCGTCTTGCTCGTCGGCGCACTGTTGTCCCTGCTGGTGGTCGGCCCAGTCGAGGAGTTCCTCTTTCGCGGCGTCGTTCAGGGGCGACTGCGGCTGGCGTTCGAGCCGGTTAGGGCGATCGGACTCGCCGGCCTCGTCTTCGCGTTCTTCTACCTGTATCCGATTCTCTTGCTCGAGCCGCCGGCCGCAGTGATCGTCCACACGACCGTCTACTATACAGTAATGGGTGTGATCTTCGGCGTGACGTACGAACAGGCGGGAACGCTCGTCGTTCCCGCGCTGGTACACGGTCTATTCACCGTCACGCTGTTTCTCGCCATGGTGCCGTTCGCGTAGCTACAACAGTTCCCGACACTCACCCAGCGGTGGGAACCACAGGGTCTCCCCGACTTCGCCGTCCTGGACTGCCGGATAGAAGGCGTCGGCGTCGGTTACGAACGGCGACTGGAAGTTTCGAGCAGTCATGCCGTTGACCGTCGCACCGC contains:
- a CDS encoding NAD(P)/FAD-dependent oxidoreductase, with protein sequence MQSTPRVIVVGGGLAGLVATRHLAGAGLEVTLLERNGTVGGRVRTVERDGFRFDRGFQVLFTGYPAVQQELDFGDLDLRRFSPGATIARPNHRSTLSDPLRDPGALVATVLNPNVSFSDELRVARLWWELRRLDLEEVFRGPDESIESYLRGRGFSDDFLESFVVPFYGGITLDRSLSTSKRIFEYTFRTLAAGSTAVPAEGMGAIPTQLADRVHEEGATVQTGVEVQSVSGASAGVTVVADDADYEADAVVVATDPPSARDLTGVDAIPTDGRGCVTQYYALPARAEFETGKRLLLNATDDGPNQIVPHSEVAPEYAPGDRILLSGTYLGDPDADDEELAERSRSTLESWYPERSFDGFECVHTDRIPFAQFVQPPGVHEGLPDARDPNGAIYLAGDYTHWSSIQGAIESGRDVATAVLEDLSS
- a CDS encoding CPBP family intramembrane glutamic endopeptidase, with translation MGEVPRHHDNIDSRTDRFGRTRALIVVAIVSIAAVVTNSTVTLLAVQLQSVGGDVLTVGVNLLAIQASFLAVGVGYVWYRPTVPVSVRLPTQGELRLATAALAAGLGTVTLSFASTDVLLLAIEISPGFTGYAGYSISSVAVLLVGALLSLLVVGPVEEFLFRGVVQGRLRLAFEPVRAIGLAGLVFAFFYLYPILLLEPPAAVIVHTTVYYTVMGVIFGVTYEQAGTLVVPALVHGLFTVTLFLAMVPFA